The proteins below come from a single Chitinophaga pinensis DSM 2588 genomic window:
- the rsmI gene encoding 16S rRNA (cytidine(1402)-2'-O)-methyltransferase — translation MKLYLVPSPIGNLADITYRAVKVLEDAALILAEDTRTSGFLLKHYNINKPITPYHQHNEHKVLQHLLQQLQGGKTMALITDAGTPGVSDPGFLLVRECIRTGIPVECLPGATAFVPALVNSGIPMNRFSFEGFPPLKKGRHTLFTQLATDERTLVFYESPMRLVRTLADLITYFGPERQCCVSRELTKMFEENKRGTLQEVHDYFAEKGVKGEIVLIVEGKS, via the coding sequence ATGAAGTTATATCTTGTTCCTTCTCCCATAGGCAATCTGGCCGATATTACTTACCGTGCGGTAAAAGTGCTGGAAGACGCTGCACTGATACTGGCGGAAGATACCCGTACCTCAGGGTTCTTATTGAAACATTACAATATCAATAAGCCGATTACTCCCTACCATCAACATAACGAACATAAGGTACTCCAGCATCTCCTGCAACAATTGCAGGGCGGGAAGACCATGGCCCTGATTACCGATGCCGGTACGCCAGGCGTGTCTGACCCGGGGTTTCTGCTGGTACGTGAGTGTATCCGTACGGGTATACCGGTAGAATGTTTGCCGGGAGCAACCGCCTTTGTGCCTGCACTTGTCAACAGCGGTATTCCTATGAACCGTTTCTCCTTTGAAGGTTTCCCACCTCTCAAAAAAGGACGGCATACGTTGTTTACACAGCTGGCTACGGATGAGCGCACATTGGTATTCTATGAATCACCTATGCGACTGGTAAGAACCCTGGCTGATCTGATTACTTATTTTGGTCCGGAGCGCCAGTGTTGTGTAAGCCGTGAGTTAACCAAGATGTTTGAAGAAAATAAAAGAGGTACTTTACAGGAAGTACATGATTACTTCGCCGAAAAAGGGGTGAAAGGTGAAATCGTATTGATTGTAGAAGGAAAATCTTAA
- a CDS encoding RNA polymerase sigma factor, with product MAAEQNERIQETVRQERKRLLHFIRKRVNNVADAEDILQDVFYQFTEYSRVGSQIDSITAWLFTVTRNKITDWFRKKRESTFSEHTREYDGEESLFLSEVIADPGALSDAPMTRKVIAESIMEAVDELPEEQRFVFLQHEIEGKSFKEMSAETGVSVNTLLSRKRYAVLFLRERLAELYKDLLQD from the coding sequence ATGGCTGCAGAACAAAACGAGCGCATCCAGGAAACGGTGCGACAGGAGCGCAAACGCTTGCTTCATTTTATCCGGAAACGGGTTAATAATGTAGCTGATGCAGAAGATATCCTGCAGGATGTATTTTACCAGTTTACAGAGTATTCACGCGTGGGCAGTCAGATAGATTCTATCACCGCCTGGCTTTTTACGGTTACCCGGAATAAAATTACCGACTGGTTCCGTAAAAAACGTGAGTCCACCTTTAGTGAGCATACCCGCGAATATGATGGAGAAGAAAGCTTATTCCTTTCAGAAGTGATAGCTGACCCGGGTGCGCTGAGTGATGCGCCCATGACCCGTAAAGTAATAGCAGAGTCTATTATGGAAGCTGTCGATGAATTACCGGAAGAGCAACGTTTTGTGTTCCTGCAACATGAAATTGAAGGCAAGTCCTTTAAGGAGATGTCTGCTGAAACTGGTGTGTCCGTCAACACCTTATTATCCAGAAAAAGATATGCAGTGCTTTTCCTCCGGGAACGGCTGGCGGAACTGTATAAAGACCTTTTACAAGATTAA
- a CDS encoding citrate (Si)-synthase, eukaryotic, translated as MGYIKEKFKVKADELNAEVKDLVKNHGDMKIEDVTLAQVYQGMRGITGLVTETSLLDANEGIRFRGYSIPELREKMPKVKGGAEPLPEGLFYLMLIGELPEEADVQHLSNQWARRSHVPNHVFAAIDALPVSAHPMTMFTVGVMALQTESTFAKAYAEGMNKKDYWSYMYDDSMDLIARLPRIAAYIYRRKYKNNVHIQPNGLLDWAGNFAHMLGYEDEGFKELMRLYMTIHADHEGGNVSAHTTHLVGSALSDAYLSFAAGMNGLAGPLHGLANQEVIKWILEMREELGGGSPTKQQIEDYVRKTLSEGKVVPGYGHAVLRKTDPRFTAQMEFAKKHLADDELVKIVWLVYETVPPILESLGKVKNPWPNVDAHSGALLVHYGLVEYEFYTVLFGVSRALGVLASLCWDRALGFSLERPKSVTTEWMKQFVAGKVEAE; from the coding sequence ATGGGGTATATAAAAGAAAAATTCAAGGTAAAGGCCGATGAGCTCAATGCGGAAGTAAAGGACCTCGTGAAGAACCATGGCGATATGAAGATAGAGGATGTTACACTGGCACAGGTTTACCAGGGGATGCGCGGCATCACTGGTCTGGTGACAGAAACATCATTACTGGACGCAAATGAAGGAATCCGTTTCCGCGGATATTCAATCCCTGAACTGCGGGAGAAAATGCCAAAAGTAAAAGGTGGCGCTGAGCCCTTACCGGAAGGATTATTTTACCTGATGTTGATAGGAGAGCTGCCTGAAGAGGCAGATGTGCAACACCTGTCTAACCAGTGGGCACGTCGCTCTCATGTACCTAACCACGTATTTGCCGCAATCGATGCACTGCCGGTGAGCGCTCACCCGATGACAATGTTCACGGTAGGTGTAATGGCATTACAGACTGAATCTACTTTCGCAAAAGCTTACGCGGAAGGGATGAACAAAAAAGACTACTGGAGCTATATGTACGACGATTCAATGGATCTCATTGCACGTCTGCCACGTATAGCCGCTTATATCTATCGCCGCAAATACAAAAATAACGTGCATATTCAGCCAAACGGTCTGCTGGACTGGGCTGGTAACTTCGCTCACATGCTGGGTTATGAAGACGAAGGGTTCAAAGAACTGATGCGTCTTTATATGACTATCCATGCCGACCACGAAGGTGGTAATGTAAGTGCGCATACTACTCACCTGGTAGGTTCTGCACTGAGTGATGCTTACCTGTCATTTGCAGCTGGTATGAACGGTCTGGCTGGTCCGTTACACGGTCTGGCTAACCAGGAAGTAATCAAGTGGATCCTGGAAATGCGCGAAGAACTGGGTGGTGGTTCTCCAACCAAACAGCAGATAGAAGATTACGTTCGTAAGACCCTGTCTGAAGGTAAAGTAGTGCCAGGTTACGGTCACGCTGTACTGCGTAAAACAGACCCTCGTTTCACTGCTCAGATGGAGTTTGCGAAGAAACATCTCGCAGACGATGAACTGGTGAAAATCGTATGGCTGGTTTATGAAACCGTACCACCGATCTTAGAAAGTCTGGGTAAGGTGAAAAACCCATGGCCTAACGTAGATGCACATTCCGGTGCATTGCTCGTTCACTATGGTCTGGTAGAATATGAATTCTATACCGTATTATTCGGTGTATCACGTGCACTGGGTGTACTGGCTTCCCTGTGTTGGGACCGTGCCCTCGGATTCTCTCTGGAAAGACCGAAATCTGTTACAACCGAATGGATGAAACAGTTCGTTGCCGGTAAAGTAGAAGCTGAATAA
- a CDS encoding LptF/LptG family permease — protein sequence MTKIDWYILRKFIGTFIYSLMILLVISVVIDVTEKIDDFMSNNLSFYTIVVDYYFGFIPHIAALLFPLFIFISVIFFTSKMAYRTEIVAILCSGVSFRRFLRPYWVGAFLFGGLLWLGNRWTVPVANKIRTKFEAEYVHKKKAQLNMYDKTIRVDSFTYVTFGSYDPNYKSGSNFLYEDVRGQNIKFKMKADRISWDSVAGKWKLDYVTMRAINGLKERWWSKTDTTIKIPLNPKEMYEEKNIQEAMTTPELDTYIAREELKGAEGLNTFYVEKYRRTASSGAVVILTLIGGIIASKKVRGGSGLHLAVGIVISASYIIFLQFSTVFSIKADLNPLLAVWIPNFLFGGLAFWLYLRAPK from the coding sequence ATGACAAAGATAGACTGGTATATCCTACGTAAGTTCATAGGTACCTTCATTTACTCCCTCATGATCCTGCTCGTCATTTCCGTGGTGATAGACGTGACGGAGAAGATCGATGACTTCATGAGCAACAACCTGTCTTTTTACACGATTGTGGTAGATTACTACTTCGGCTTTATCCCGCATATCGCCGCATTGTTGTTTCCCTTGTTCATTTTCATTTCCGTGATCTTTTTCACTTCCAAAATGGCCTATCGTACGGAGATCGTCGCCATTCTGTGTAGTGGGGTAAGTTTCCGTCGTTTCCTGCGGCCATACTGGGTCGGCGCCTTCCTGTTTGGCGGTTTGCTGTGGCTGGGAAACCGCTGGACAGTACCGGTTGCCAATAAGATCAGGACCAAATTTGAAGCAGAATATGTGCATAAGAAGAAGGCACAGCTCAACATGTATGATAAAACCATCCGTGTAGACAGCTTTACCTACGTGACCTTTGGTTCTTATGACCCTAACTATAAAAGCGGCAGCAACTTCCTGTATGAAGATGTGCGTGGCCAGAACATCAAATTCAAGATGAAGGCTGACAGGATCAGCTGGGACTCTGTGGCCGGAAAATGGAAGCTGGACTATGTGACCATGCGTGCCATCAATGGCCTGAAGGAACGCTGGTGGTCCAAAACAGATACCACCATTAAGATCCCGCTGAATCCGAAAGAGATGTATGAGGAGAAAAATATTCAGGAGGCGATGACAACGCCCGAACTGGATACCTATATTGCCAGGGAGGAGTTGAAAGGAGCAGAGGGGCTGAATACATTCTACGTTGAAAAATACAGACGTACTGCTTCCTCCGGAGCTGTGGTGATCCTGACCCTGATCGGCGGGATTATTGCTTCCAAAAAAGTGAGGGGAGGTAGTGGGCTGCACCTGGCTGTCGGGATAGTGATCAGCGCCAGCTATATTATCTTCCTGCAGTTTTCCACGGTATTTTCCATCAAGGCAGACCTGAATCCCTTACTGGCAGTATGGATTCCGAACTTCCTTTTCGGCGGATTAGCCTTCTGGCTATACCTGCGGGCGCCGAAATAG
- the tgt gene encoding tRNA guanosine(34) transglycosylase Tgt, which translates to MIFELITTDSNSKARAGLITTDHGKIETPIFMPVGTVGSVKAVTQEQLRDDVKAQIILGNTYHLYLRPGMEVLSQAGGLHKFNGWERPMLTDSGGYQVFSLAANRKIKEEGCLFQSHIDGSRHLFTPENVMDIQRTIGADIIMAFDECPPYPSEYRYAKKSMELTHRWLDRCIKRLAETQPVYGHEQTLFPIVQGSTYKDLRTISATEIAARECAGNAIGGLSVGEPEQDMYEMCGLVCDILPTEKPRYLMGVGTPWNILENIALGVDMFDCVMPTRNGRNGMLFTWNGVINIKNKKWATDFTPIDENSPCFASNRYTKAYLRHLFVAGEILGMQLASIHNIAFYLELVQEARKQILAGNYASWKNSMVPQLKQRL; encoded by the coding sequence ATGATTTTTGAACTTATTACAACAGATAGCAACAGTAAAGCCCGGGCAGGGTTGATTACCACTGACCACGGGAAAATTGAAACACCTATTTTCATGCCGGTAGGCACGGTAGGTAGTGTAAAAGCAGTGACGCAGGAGCAGTTGCGCGACGATGTAAAAGCGCAGATCATTCTGGGGAATACGTATCACCTGTACCTTCGTCCGGGTATGGAGGTGTTGTCACAGGCCGGCGGACTACACAAGTTCAACGGCTGGGAAAGACCTATGCTGACAGATAGTGGTGGTTATCAGGTGTTTTCCCTGGCAGCTAACCGGAAAATAAAGGAAGAAGGATGCCTTTTTCAGTCCCATATCGATGGTTCCCGCCATCTTTTTACACCGGAAAATGTAATGGACATCCAGCGTACCATTGGCGCCGATATTATCATGGCGTTTGATGAATGCCCGCCATACCCTTCTGAGTACCGCTACGCCAAAAAGTCTATGGAACTGACTCACCGCTGGCTGGACCGTTGTATCAAACGCCTGGCGGAAACACAGCCCGTTTATGGTCATGAACAGACCTTGTTCCCGATCGTACAGGGTAGTACCTATAAAGACCTCCGGACGATTTCAGCTACTGAGATTGCTGCCCGTGAATGTGCCGGTAATGCTATCGGCGGTCTGAGTGTGGGTGAGCCGGAGCAGGATATGTATGAAATGTGCGGACTGGTGTGCGATATTCTGCCAACGGAAAAGCCACGTTACCTGATGGGCGTGGGTACGCCCTGGAATATCCTGGAAAACATCGCCCTGGGTGTGGATATGTTTGACTGTGTGATGCCGACCCGTAACGGACGTAATGGCATGTTATTCACCTGGAACGGGGTGATCAATATAAAAAACAAGAAATGGGCGACTGATTTCACGCCAATCGATGAAAACAGTCCCTGCTTCGCCAGTAACCGCTATACTAAAGCTTATCTGAGGCATTTATTTGTCGCAGGCGAGATCCTGGGTATGCAGCTGGCAAGTATCCATAATATTGCTTTTTACCTGGAACTGGTACAAGAGGCCAGGAAACAGATCCTTGCAGGAAACTATGCCTCCTGGAAAAATAGTATGGTGCCGCAGTTGAAACAAAGACTTTAG
- a CDS encoding glycosyltransferase: MLYNLGLIAFYAFATVAAIQILYYLIFFSRVAFYRRTFESEVDPDAECSVIICAKDEELNLQKNLPAVLQQRYHGKKKPAYEVIVVNDNSEDDTKYYLRSIEPGYPHYRHIEIKQAAKFIPGKKFPLSMGIRTAKHENILLTDADCKPSSTYWLSLMSQGFTDGKEIVLGYSPYEKKPGLLNKVIRYETYFSALQYLSFALSGITYMGVGRNLAYKRELFNRHKGFTAHHHIASGDDDLFVNAAATRHNVSVVIDKQAFTYSEPKTTWKKWFQQKTRHMSTGKHYRFGHKVLLGLFSLTHFLFYPLFIGCLFYEPLRIYTLSVFGGKLLLQSVISFMAMRKLDEGDLFKFSWFMDFFMFVYYLFLTPALMFKSKNRW; the protein is encoded by the coding sequence ATGTTGTATAACTTGGGCTTAATAGCCTTTTACGCTTTTGCTACCGTGGCAGCCATACAAATATTGTATTACCTGATCTTCTTTTCCCGCGTAGCTTTTTATCGCCGTACCTTCGAAAGTGAAGTCGATCCCGACGCGGAGTGCTCCGTTATCATCTGCGCTAAAGACGAAGAGCTGAATCTTCAGAAAAACCTGCCGGCTGTATTGCAACAGCGCTACCACGGCAAAAAGAAGCCAGCCTACGAAGTAATTGTCGTAAATGATAATTCCGAAGATGACACCAAGTACTACCTTCGCTCTATCGAACCCGGTTATCCTCATTATCGCCATATCGAGATCAAACAGGCAGCCAAGTTCATTCCCGGCAAAAAATTCCCGCTCTCTATGGGCATCCGTACTGCCAAACACGAAAACATACTGCTGACTGACGCTGACTGCAAACCGTCCAGTACGTATTGGCTGTCGCTCATGAGCCAGGGATTTACCGATGGGAAAGAGATCGTACTGGGCTACAGTCCGTATGAGAAAAAACCCGGTCTGCTGAACAAAGTGATCCGTTATGAAACTTACTTCAGCGCTTTACAATATCTCTCCTTCGCCCTCAGCGGCATCACCTACATGGGTGTAGGCCGTAACCTGGCATACAAACGTGAACTGTTCAACCGTCATAAAGGGTTTACCGCCCACCATCATATTGCTTCCGGCGATGATGACCTGTTTGTAAATGCGGCTGCTACCCGTCACAATGTGAGTGTGGTGATCGATAAGCAGGCATTTACCTATTCTGAGCCAAAAACTACCTGGAAAAAATGGTTTCAGCAGAAGACAAGGCATATGTCCACCGGCAAGCACTACCGCTTCGGCCATAAGGTATTGCTGGGTTTATTTTCACTGACACATTTCCTGTTTTATCCGCTGTTCATCGGCTGTCTGTTTTATGAACCACTGCGTATCTACACACTGAGCGTTTTCGGCGGAAAACTGCTGTTACAGTCTGTTATCTCCTTTATGGCGATGCGTAAGCTGGACGAGGGCGACCTCTTTAAATTCAGCTGGTTTATGGACTTTTTCATGTTCGTTTATTACCTGTTCCTGACACCTGCCCTGATGTTCAAGTCCAAGAACAGATGGTAA
- the rsmG gene encoding 16S rRNA (guanine(527)-N(7))-methyltransferase RsmG has protein sequence MEIVLKYFSDFTDTQLQQLQALSGLYQEWNEKINVISRKDIDALYEKHVLHSLSIAAVADFPNGMQILDLGTGGGFPGIPLAIFFPEVQFHLVDSIGKKIKVVEGVSEALGLKNVTFKHSRVEDIKDRKFDLVVSRAVAPLKDLWRWSKPVLKKAPAHEQQPGLICLKGGDLTEEIAESGVRPQLTNIYKLFPEEFFQEKHIVVVNK, from the coding sequence ATGGAGATCGTACTTAAATACTTTTCAGACTTTACGGATACACAGTTACAGCAATTACAGGCATTGAGTGGACTTTACCAGGAATGGAACGAGAAAATCAATGTGATATCCCGTAAGGATATTGATGCACTGTACGAGAAACATGTTTTGCATTCGCTGAGCATTGCCGCTGTGGCAGATTTCCCGAACGGTATGCAGATACTGGACCTGGGCACAGGTGGCGGTTTCCCCGGCATTCCGCTTGCTATTTTCTTTCCGGAGGTACAATTCCACCTGGTAGACTCCATCGGAAAGAAGATTAAAGTGGTAGAAGGCGTATCAGAAGCCCTGGGATTGAAGAATGTCACCTTTAAGCACTCCCGTGTAGAAGATATTAAAGACCGTAAGTTTGACCTCGTAGTATCCCGTGCAGTCGCTCCCCTGAAGGATTTATGGCGCTGGAGCAAGCCGGTGCTGAAAAAAGCCCCTGCCCATGAGCAGCAACCCGGCCTGATATGCCTGAAAGGCGGTGATCTGACAGAAGAAATCGCAGAAAGTGGTGTTCGCCCCCAACTTACCAACATCTATAAACTGTTCCCGGAAGAATTTTTCCAGGAGAAGCATATTGTCGTAGTAAATAAATAA
- the recG gene encoding ATP-dependent DNA helicase RecG, whose translation MDFRNAILSNPIEYLKGVGPQRGELLRKEIGVHTFRDLLYYFPFRYVDRTNVEKIISLHMQMDYVQIRGKITRMEVIGDKRAKRLVATLRDETGEISLVWFQGWQWVEKSLQTNVAYLVFGKIAVFNGYLQMSHPEMDLVTEETATGKQFLEPVYYTTEKLKARGLTAKAIGKLTKNLLEQLSPGEIPENIPTSILQQYRLMDRAKAHFKIHLPVNEDDANLARRRLKFEELFIAQIRICRLKIRRQQSSRGFVFNTVGDAFNTFYNEHLPFTLTGAQKRVLKEIRQDTATGRQMNRLIQGDVGSGKTMVALLTMLLAVDNGFQACLMAPTEILSQQHYKSISELLEQMPVKVALLTGNVKGKARKQILKAVEEGEIHILIGTHALLEPQVVFKNLGMAIVDEQHRFGVAQRARLWQKNTMPPHILVMTATPIPRTLAMTVYGDLDVSVIDELPPGRKPITTVHRTEFQRPQVMDFIKEEIRKGRQAYIVYPLIEDSETLDYENLMKGYEEVKAFFPEPQYYISMVHGRQPVDMKETNMQRFVKGDTQIMVATTVIEVGVNVPNASVMVIESTERFGLSQLHQLRGRVGRGAEQSFCILMTGNKVGADSKERIQVMVQTNDGFVISEKDMELRGPGDIEGTRQSGLIDLKLADIVEDRPILEAARASAEKLLQEDPDLSMPENQSLQQFLAAQQGKSQWSKIS comes from the coding sequence ATGGACTTTAGGAACGCCATATTATCCAACCCGATAGAATACCTGAAAGGAGTCGGACCGCAGCGGGGCGAATTGCTGCGCAAAGAGATCGGTGTACATACTTTCAGAGACCTGTTGTATTATTTCCCATTCAGATATGTGGACCGTACCAACGTGGAAAAGATTATCAGTCTGCATATGCAGATGGATTATGTGCAGATCCGCGGAAAAATCACCCGGATGGAAGTGATTGGTGATAAACGGGCAAAAAGACTGGTAGCTACACTGCGGGATGAAACCGGGGAGATCTCCCTGGTCTGGTTCCAGGGCTGGCAATGGGTAGAGAAATCCCTGCAGACAAATGTGGCTTACCTCGTATTCGGCAAGATCGCCGTTTTCAATGGTTATCTCCAGATGTCTCACCCCGAAATGGACCTGGTGACAGAAGAAACGGCGACCGGAAAACAATTCCTGGAACCCGTGTATTACACAACAGAAAAGCTGAAAGCCCGCGGATTGACCGCAAAAGCGATCGGTAAGCTTACCAAGAACCTGCTCGAACAGTTATCCCCGGGAGAGATCCCTGAAAATATTCCCACTTCCATCCTGCAGCAATACAGGTTGATGGACAGAGCAAAAGCACATTTTAAGATCCATCTGCCAGTCAATGAAGATGATGCCAATCTGGCTCGCCGGAGACTGAAATTTGAAGAGTTGTTTATTGCGCAGATCAGGATCTGCCGGCTGAAGATCAGACGACAGCAATCCTCCCGTGGTTTCGTGTTTAATACCGTGGGGGATGCTTTTAATACCTTCTATAATGAACACCTGCCATTCACGCTGACCGGCGCCCAGAAAAGGGTACTGAAGGAAATCCGTCAGGATACCGCTACCGGCCGCCAGATGAACCGGCTGATACAGGGTGATGTGGGTAGTGGGAAAACCATGGTAGCTCTGCTGACCATGCTGCTTGCAGTCGATAATGGGTTTCAGGCCTGCCTGATGGCTCCTACCGAGATCTTGTCACAGCAGCACTATAAAAGTATTTCCGAACTGCTGGAGCAGATGCCGGTCAAAGTAGCCCTGTTAACCGGCAACGTGAAAGGTAAAGCCCGTAAACAGATCCTGAAGGCAGTAGAGGAAGGGGAAATTCACATCCTGATCGGCACACATGCCCTGCTGGAGCCCCAGGTAGTATTCAAAAACCTGGGAATGGCCATCGTAGACGAGCAACATCGTTTTGGCGTGGCGCAGCGCGCCCGGCTGTGGCAAAAAAACACAATGCCCCCCCATATCCTTGTCATGACAGCAACCCCTATTCCCCGTACACTGGCGATGACCGTGTACGGAGATCTGGATGTCTCTGTCATCGATGAACTGCCGCCCGGCCGTAAACCGATCACCACTGTGCATCGGACGGAATTTCAACGGCCGCAGGTGATGGATTTTATAAAAGAAGAAATACGTAAAGGACGACAGGCATATATCGTGTATCCGTTGATTGAAGATTCTGAGACGCTTGATTATGAGAACCTGATGAAAGGGTACGAAGAGGTGAAAGCCTTTTTCCCTGAACCTCAATACTATATCAGCATGGTACACGGCAGACAGCCCGTGGATATGAAGGAAACCAATATGCAGCGGTTCGTAAAAGGAGATACACAGATCATGGTCGCGACCACCGTGATCGAGGTGGGCGTGAATGTGCCGAATGCCTCGGTAATGGTGATCGAAAGTACCGAACGCTTCGGACTGTCACAGTTACACCAGTTACGCGGACGTGTGGGCAGGGGAGCAGAGCAGTCATTTTGTATCCTGATGACCGGCAATAAGGTCGGCGCTGACTCAAAAGAGCGGATACAGGTGATGGTGCAGACAAACGACGGTTTTGTGATATCTGAAAAAGATATGGAACTGAGAGGCCCCGGAGACATTGAAGGTACCCGCCAGAGTGGTCTGATTGACCTGAAACTGGCCGATATAGTGGAAGACCGCCCCATTCTGGAAGCTGCCCGTGCCAGCGCAGAGAAATTATTGCAGGAGGACCCGGACCTGTCAATGCCTGAGAATCAATCTTTACAGCAGTTTCTTGCCGCACAGCAAGGAAAATCTCAGTGGAGTAAAATTTCCTGA
- a CDS encoding M1 family metallopeptidase, giving the protein MTQTTVTKCLLACLLIAGWQGAKAQSDRWQQRVKYAMDINMDVAANRFSGKQKLQYTNNSPDTLYKVFYHLYWNAFQPGSMMDVRSRELGQTVLYKDKNGNERRDWDGRVTDRISKLQPDQIGYQKILSLKRDGAAQTYNVIGTILEVPLAKPILPHATATFDMEFEAQVPVQIRRSGRNNSEGVDYSMAQWYPKMCEYDYEGWHPTPYIAREFYGIWGDYDVKISIDKKYVVAATGYLQNPNQIGYGYEMAGSKVLRPAGNKLTWHFSAQNVHDFVWAADPDYKHITQQVDGFTAHFFYIENETTKETWPTFAKMIPTAYKYIKEHYGPYPYKSYSFIQGGDGGMEYPMATLIMGNGKLEGLYGLAAHEWMHTWYQGMLGTNESLYPWMDEGFTTFAENNVVYHTLDSTKSPSAQTSAYNGYFALVRSGYEEPMSTHSDHYNTNYGYSLTAYSKGAVFLEQLGYIIGAEARDKGLLKYYWEWRFKHPNVNDFIRIMEKESGIQLDWYKQYFVYSLKHIDYSIDSVFENNGKTVVRLRRVDNMPMPVDLLITGKDGKQVMHYVPMSLMFGTKPNEDAAVQRVVHDYWPWTDRTYDVEIDMPMSDIKKAEIDPSERMADLNRSNNEFEQ; this is encoded by the coding sequence ATGACGCAAACGACAGTAACAAAATGTCTGCTGGCTTGCCTGCTTATTGCGGGTTGGCAAGGTGCGAAAGCCCAGTCAGACCGCTGGCAGCAGAGAGTAAAATATGCAATGGACATCAATATGGATGTTGCGGCAAACCGCTTTAGCGGCAAGCAGAAACTGCAATACACCAATAACTCACCTGATACGCTTTACAAAGTATTTTATCACCTGTACTGGAATGCATTTCAACCAGGCAGCATGATGGACGTACGTAGCCGCGAACTGGGCCAGACCGTGTTGTATAAAGATAAAAACGGTAATGAAAGACGTGACTGGGATGGACGTGTTACCGATCGTATTTCCAAACTGCAACCCGATCAGATCGGTTATCAGAAAATACTTTCCCTGAAAAGAGATGGTGCTGCGCAGACCTATAACGTGATTGGAACCATCCTGGAAGTACCACTGGCTAAGCCTATCCTGCCACATGCTACTGCTACATTTGATATGGAATTCGAAGCACAGGTACCTGTTCAGATCCGCCGCAGTGGTCGTAACAACTCCGAAGGGGTTGATTATTCCATGGCGCAGTGGTATCCTAAAATGTGTGAATACGATTACGAAGGATGGCATCCTACACCGTACATCGCGCGTGAATTCTACGGTATCTGGGGCGATTATGATGTGAAGATCTCTATCGATAAAAAGTATGTTGTTGCCGCTACCGGTTATCTGCAGAATCCAAACCAGATCGGTTATGGTTATGAGATGGCAGGCAGCAAAGTATTACGTCCTGCTGGTAACAAACTAACCTGGCATTTCTCTGCACAGAACGTACATGATTTTGTATGGGCAGCAGATCCTGATTATAAGCACATCACACAGCAGGTGGATGGTTTCACGGCTCACTTCTTCTATATAGAGAATGAGACGACCAAAGAGACCTGGCCGACCTTTGCTAAAATGATTCCAACTGCTTACAAATATATCAAGGAACATTATGGTCCTTATCCTTATAAGAGCTATTCTTTCATACAAGGTGGCGACGGCGGTATGGAATATCCAATGGCTACGCTGATCATGGGTAATGGTAAACTGGAAGGACTGTATGGTCTGGCTGCACATGAGTGGATGCACACCTGGTATCAGGGTATGCTGGGGACTAATGAAAGCCTGTATCCATGGATGGACGAAGGTTTTACCACTTTCGCAGAGAACAATGTTGTATATCATACACTGGATTCAACAAAATCACCTTCTGCACAGACCAGTGCTTACAATGGTTATTTCGCACTGGTAAGAAGTGGTTATGAGGAACCAATGAGTACACACTCCGATCATTATAACACTAACTATGGTTACAGTCTGACAGCTTATTCAAAAGGAGCCGTATTCCTGGAACAACTGGGTTATATCATCGGTGCGGAAGCACGTGATAAAGGGCTGTTGAAATACTATTGGGAATGGCGTTTTAAACATCCGAATGTGAATGACTTCATTCGCATTATGGAGAAAGAAAGCGGTATTCAGCTGGATTGGTACAAACAATACTTTGTATACAGCTTAAAACACATTGACTATAGTATCGATAGCGTGTTTGAAAACAACGGCAAGACAGTGGTAAGATTGCGTCGTGTAGATAACATGCCGATGCCAGTCGATCTGCTGATCACGGGTAAAGATGGTAAACAGGTGATGCACTATGTTCCGATGTCATTGATGTTTGGTACAAAACCAAATGAAGATGCAGCAGTACAGCGTGTAGTACATGATTACTGGCCATGGACAGACAGAACATACGATGTTGAAATTGATATGCCGATGAGTGACATCAAAAAGGCGGAGATTGATCCAAGTGAACGTATGGCTGATCTGAACAGAAGTAATAATGAGTTTGAGCAATAG